The genomic DNA TCTTCCCAGTCTCTCGATGGATGGACTTGCTTTCCGCAAGCTGGGTCGAATCGACCATCTTCTAGAAAGGACGGCCGGCTACACCTTATTTGTTTGTGCCGACCCAAACCTGACATTCAACGGAACTGGATAATAAACCTTTCTATGGGCTGCGAAGAAGCGGCGGTAGCGACCGTCTACACCGCCGCAGTCAGGCTATCTGGGCTTCGTATTCGTCGGCTGTCAGGAGTGACTCGTAGTCGTCGCCGTCGGCCTCGACTTCGAGCAGCCAGCCGTCGCCGAAGGGGTCGTCGTTTACCAGTTCGGGGGCATCTTCGAGGTCGTCGTTAACCGCGACGACCTCTCCGGAGACGGGGGCATAGAGGTCCGAAACAGCCTTGATGGACTCGATGACGCCGAACTCGGCCTCGTG from Natronomonas pharaonis DSM 2160 includes the following:
- the gcvH gene encoding glycine cleavage system protein GcvH, encoding MSFDVPADRRYLESHEWAQPDDDVVRVGITDFAQDELGDIVFVELPSVGDRIEHEAEFGVIESIKAVSDLYAPVSGEVVAVNDDLEDAPELVNDDPFGDGWLLEVEADGDDYESLLTADEYEAQIA